Proteins found in one Paenibacillus sp. FSL R10-2782 genomic segment:
- a CDS encoding acyltransferase, whose translation MPGTKGETEHNKLQFVDTLRALAIMGVLLVHVSQQVDGLNGWLQKGLSLGAKGVALFYLASAFTLFLSLSRRSGDRKERVSAYLVRRFFRIAPLYYIMLITYLLVNGAGPRFWLGDQEGITVANIAAHILFLNGLNPYWINSIIGVEWSIAVECMFYLCVPLLFKLIRSIRHAAWFVVGALLLSFGLNTVFANAPWIGDHLLWGHYLYLWFPNQLPVFGLGILLFFIWKDERHWKSVDRFSGVLLLGSMLFALCTGMTDYLIGVLLLLGAYALYHWKPVWLLNWGWSWIGCLSYSMYLTHMLALEIVSQIEFPFSPVVNLTLMYVMTLLLTTGLSWLTYSWIEQPGIRWGKNIISRMKSVRSQEDSVNESVA comes from the coding sequence ATGCCAGGAACCAAGGGTGAAACGGAACATAACAAGCTGCAATTTGTAGATACGCTGAGAGCGCTGGCAATTATGGGCGTGTTGCTTGTACATGTCAGCCAGCAGGTAGATGGATTAAACGGATGGTTGCAAAAGGGATTAAGCTTGGGAGCGAAAGGGGTCGCTTTATTTTATCTGGCCAGTGCTTTTACACTCTTTCTGTCATTGAGCAGACGTTCCGGTGACAGAAAAGAGCGTGTCTCGGCGTATCTGGTGCGTCGTTTTTTTCGAATTGCTCCCTTGTATTACATTATGTTAATCACCTATTTGCTTGTGAACGGAGCAGGGCCCCGTTTCTGGCTTGGGGATCAGGAAGGGATCACTGTTGCGAATATCGCAGCTCATATCTTGTTTCTGAATGGACTGAATCCGTACTGGATCAATAGCATTATCGGTGTGGAATGGTCCATAGCAGTGGAATGTATGTTTTATCTATGCGTGCCGTTATTATTTAAACTGATCCGATCGATTCGGCATGCTGCCTGGTTTGTGGTGGGAGCGCTTCTACTGAGCTTTGGGCTGAACACGGTATTTGCGAATGCTCCATGGATCGGTGATCACCTGTTGTGGGGGCATTATCTATATTTATGGTTTCCGAACCAACTGCCTGTCTTCGGACTGGGTATATTGCTGTTCTTCATATGGAAAGACGAGCGGCATTGGAAAAGTGTAGACCGATTCAGCGGCGTATTGCTGCTTGGCTCCATGCTGTTTGCTCTTTGTACAGGTATGACGGATTATCTCATCGGTGTCCTGTTGCTGCTGGGAGCCTATGCTTTGTATCACTGGAAGCCTGTGTGGCTGTTAAACTGGGGATGGTCATGGATCGGCTGCCTCAGCTACAGTATGTATTTGACGCATATGCTTGCTCTGGAGATTGTAAGTCAGATTGAGTTTCCATTTTCCCCCGTTGTTAATTTGACTCTTATGTATGTTATGACACTTCTGTTGACCACAGGTTTGTCCTGGCTCACCTATTCATGGATCGAACAACCCGGCATCCGTTGGGGGAAAAATATCATATCACGTATGAAGTCTGTACGCTCACAGGAAGATTCGGTCAATGAAAGTGTTGCCTGA
- the rsmD gene encoding 16S rRNA (guanine(966)-N(2))-methyltransferase RsmD, producing the protein MRVVSGSAKGRPLKAVPGTGTRPTTDKVKEALFSMIGPYFDGGVALDLFAGSGGLGIEALSRGMDKAVFIDMESKSIDVIKENLRKTGLEGQAEVFRNDAGRALKALAKRGALFDAVFLDPPYRLKHGDELMSRMAELDLLCSEAVIVLEYESGHEYPESFGPFEQVRKAVYGETTLSIYRFAAEQPDDAEHTETGTEKSDIAESGGEDHHD; encoded by the coding sequence GTGAGAGTGGTATCGGGTAGTGCCAAAGGAAGGCCGTTAAAGGCAGTTCCCGGCACAGGGACGCGGCCGACCACGGATAAGGTCAAAGAAGCGCTATTTAGCATGATAGGTCCTTATTTTGATGGGGGAGTCGCGCTTGATTTGTTTGCAGGCAGCGGCGGCCTGGGTATAGAGGCGCTTAGCCGAGGAATGGACAAGGCAGTCTTTATTGATATGGAATCGAAAAGTATTGATGTCATTAAAGAAAATTTGCGAAAAACCGGATTGGAAGGACAGGCTGAAGTGTTCCGCAATGATGCCGGACGAGCGCTCAAAGCGCTGGCAAAACGTGGAGCTCTTTTTGATGCTGTTTTTCTGGACCCGCCCTATCGTCTCAAGCATGGTGATGAATTGATGAGCCGTATGGCTGAACTGGACTTGCTTTGTTCTGAGGCAGTCATTGTGCTGGAGTATGAGTCGGGACATGAGTACCCGGAAAGCTTTGGGCCGTTCGAACAGGTCAGAAAAGCAGTCTATGGCGAAACAACGTTATCTATCTACCGCTTTGCAGCAGAGCAACCGGACGATGCAGAACATACTGAGACCGGAACGGAAAAATCTGATATAGCCGAATCAGGCGGGGAGGACCATCATGACTGA
- the coaD gene encoding pantetheine-phosphate adenylyltransferase — MTEHKPRIAVYPGTFDPVTMGHQDIIQRAARQFDLLIVAVLNNISKNPLFSLEERMELLRTVTRDIPNIEVDSFRDLTANYVREKGAQVIVRGIRSVTDFEYELQLASTNHKLNPDAETIFMMTNPTYSYLSSSMVKEIAHFDGKVVDLVAPEVEDALRAKVNAKRGGSTMKL; from the coding sequence ATGACTGAGCACAAACCACGTATTGCCGTATATCCTGGGACCTTTGATCCCGTGACGATGGGGCATCAGGATATTATTCAAAGAGCGGCGAGGCAGTTTGATCTGCTTATTGTCGCGGTACTTAACAATATTAGTAAAAATCCACTGTTTTCTCTGGAGGAGCGAATGGAGCTGCTGCGGACGGTAACCCGCGATATTCCGAACATTGAGGTGGACAGCTTCCGTGACCTGACAGCCAATTATGTACGTGAAAAAGGGGCTCAGGTTATCGTCAGAGGAATCCGGTCAGTGACAGATTTTGAATATGAGCTGCAATTGGCTTCCACGAACCATAAGCTGAACCCGGATGCTGAAACGATCTTTATGATGACGAACCCGACTTATTCATATCTGAGTTCCAGTATGGTGAAGGAAATCGCCCATTTTGACGGCAAGGTCGTAGATCTGGTGGCTCCTGAGGTCGAGGATGCGCTGCGTGCCAAGGTCAACGCCAAGCGCGGCGGCTCCACCATGAAGTTATAA
- a CDS encoding nucleoside recognition domain-containing protein, translating into MKPLLQKEAHSAPYWTTLLLALGAILLVLAVVASPEEVFQASAQGLKLWWSIIFPAMLPFLMLSEMLVAFGLVHGLGVLMEPFMRSWFRLPGRSGWVLALGLTAGFPAAAEAVRQWAQQEDMTKRQLRRLTAIAHFCNPMTILLVIGTGLLHNAAVGVMLLAVHWISGLLAGWITVRLTASSKESQKRETPVALRRTSVSRTSTTLIRSAWDATRSARERDGRSFGKLLGETVSHAVQTLMMTGGFIIFFSVLIRLLSMYSGQGAFSFIWPAWMEIHLGSYEISRLPYDLRTQAALISAVLGWGGLCGWLQITAVTKPSDKGITFTISRVLHGIIAFVLTLVAWTTFSRMTSNTLPAYVSRSSVSSFAESGYDPAVHSVMAESSNLWTQLESPSLYPWQLTMLSIVLLGAIILTLLVISFITSWWSRRAWR; encoded by the coding sequence GTGAAACCTTTGCTACAAAAGGAAGCCCATTCCGCTCCCTATTGGACAACCCTGTTGCTTGCCCTTGGAGCCATTCTGCTTGTGCTGGCTGTTGTCGCCTCACCGGAAGAGGTGTTCCAAGCCTCTGCTCAAGGGCTTAAGCTATGGTGGAGCATTATTTTCCCGGCCATGCTCCCTTTTTTGATGCTGTCCGAAATGCTTGTCGCCTTCGGTCTGGTGCATGGGCTTGGCGTCCTTATGGAGCCGTTCATGCGCTCCTGGTTCCGTCTTCCAGGTCGCAGCGGCTGGGTACTGGCCCTCGGCCTGACCGCCGGATTTCCGGCTGCTGCGGAAGCTGTGCGCCAATGGGCACAGCAGGAGGATATGACCAAGCGTCAGCTTAGAAGACTGACCGCTATCGCTCATTTCTGCAATCCGATGACCATCCTGCTCGTTATCGGAACAGGATTGTTGCATAATGCTGCTGTAGGAGTCATGCTGCTTGCCGTTCACTGGATCTCCGGCCTATTGGCGGGATGGATTACAGTCAGACTGACTGCGTCCTCAAAAGAATCGCAAAAACGGGAAACGCCAGTTGCCCTCCGGCGAACCTCTGTTTCCCGTACTTCTACCACTCTCATCCGGTCCGCTTGGGACGCCACACGCTCTGCCAGAGAACGGGACGGCCGCAGCTTTGGAAAGCTGCTGGGCGAAACCGTATCCCATGCCGTACAGACGCTTATGATGACAGGTGGATTCATTATTTTCTTTTCCGTGCTGATTCGGTTGCTATCCATGTACTCAGGCCAAGGAGCATTTTCTTTCATATGGCCCGCGTGGATGGAAATTCATCTCGGTTCCTATGAAATCAGCCGCCTGCCGTATGATCTCCGCACACAAGCGGCTCTGATCAGCGCCGTACTAGGCTGGGGAGGGCTATGCGGCTGGCTCCAAATCACAGCTGTCACCAAGCCATCGGACAAAGGTATCACGTTCACTATATCCAGGGTGCTTCATGGCATCATCGCCTTTGTGCTTACACTCGTTGCATGGACGACTTTTAGCCGTATGACAAGCAATACACTTCCAGCTTATGTTAGCCGTAGCTCCGTTTCTTCTTTCGCCGAAAGCGGTTATGATCCCGCCGTGCATTCCGTCATGGCGGAGAGCAGCAACCTGTGGACACAGTTGGAAAGTCCGTCGCTGTATCCCTGGCAACTGACCATGTTGTCTATTGTGCTTCTGGGCGCGATTATACTTACACTGCTTGTCATTTCCTTTATAACTTCATGGTGGAGCCGCCGCGCTTGGCGTTGA
- a CDS encoding S16 family serine protease: protein MKRINQNRAFFTTGYVLFLATMVYVLVYMPTPYLIYGPGGANEIKPMVTVQEGDRSERGTFMMTTVSARYANIVMLGISKLDANSEIQRKEDRLHGRSEDEYAAEQVWYMGDSQSSAMEAAYTRADIPYRIVPDYVYVFKVPSSSNVFHPGDEILELNGVRVTDNRSIRNALEYEKSGTIAKVKLKRDGKLLTVQAPLMTITDSETGKQRPGFGVSIATVQKVEPKDERKTIHFTSTDVGGPSAGLMFTMEIYNQLTPGDLSKGYRVAGTGTIDKSGKVGAIGGAKYKIVAADRQGAELFFVPEDNYKEAKAKAEQIGTKMKLVPVRKLDDALTYMEKLPIKP, encoded by the coding sequence ATGAAGCGAATAAACCAGAATAGAGCTTTTTTTACAACCGGATATGTTCTGTTCCTGGCCACCATGGTCTATGTGCTGGTATATATGCCAACCCCATATCTGATCTATGGACCCGGTGGGGCAAATGAAATCAAGCCGATGGTAACTGTTCAGGAAGGCGACCGAAGCGAACGGGGGACCTTTATGATGACGACGGTATCGGCGCGTTATGCCAATATCGTGATGCTGGGGATATCGAAGCTGGATGCCAATTCAGAGATTCAGCGCAAGGAGGATCGGCTGCATGGCAGAAGTGAAGACGAATATGCAGCAGAGCAGGTGTGGTATATGGGAGATTCCCAGTCTTCAGCGATGGAGGCTGCTTATACCCGGGCCGATATTCCTTATCGCATTGTGCCGGATTATGTGTACGTATTTAAGGTGCCCAGCTCAAGTAATGTGTTTCATCCCGGAGATGAAATTCTGGAGCTGAACGGGGTAAGGGTAACAGATAATCGTTCCATCCGAAACGCCTTGGAGTATGAAAAGTCAGGAACGATTGCCAAAGTGAAGCTAAAACGTGATGGCAAGCTGCTGACGGTGCAAGCTCCATTAATGACCATCACAGACAGTGAAACAGGCAAACAACGACCCGGTTTTGGAGTCAGCATTGCCACGGTTCAGAAAGTAGAGCCGAAGGATGAGCGTAAAACGATTCATTTTACGTCAACGGATGTAGGTGGACCCTCTGCTGGTTTGATGTTTACGATGGAAATTTATAATCAACTGACACCGGGCGATCTGAGCAAGGGATATCGTGTAGCCGGTACGGGTACGATTGATAAGAGCGGCAAGGTGGGAGCGATCGGTGGTGCAAAGTATAAAATTGTCGCCGCTGACCGTCAGGGTGCTGAATTGTTTTTCGTCCCGGAGGACAATTATAAGGAAGCCAAGGCCAAAGCAGAGCAAATCGGAACTAAGATGAAGCTCGTTCCGGTTCGCAAGCTTGACGATGCGTTAACTTATATGGAGAAGCTCCCGATCAAACCATGA